The stretch of DNA ATAGACGCACCTATATCGGCGCAATTCCCGGTCGAATTATCCAAGGACTCCGGGATGTCAAGTCAAAAAATCCGCTGTTTCTGCTCGATGAGATTGATAAACTGAGTTCAGATTTTCGAGGGGATCCGGCATCGGCACTCCTTGAAGTCCTTGATCCCGAACAGAATGCAACTTTCCGGGATCACTACATGGATATCGCATTTGATCTTTCTGATGTGATGTTTATCACAACGGCGAATACCCGTGTCACCATTCCACCGGCACTCGAAGACCGGATGGAAATCATTGAATTGCCGGGGTACACTGATTTTGAGAAGCATAAAATCGCTACCTTTACACCGAATGGACTTATTCCGAAGCAGCTTGAACGTCATGGTCTTTCATCTGAGAATATCACCTTCACAGATGAAGCCATCTTTGAGATGATTCACAAATACACGCGCGAAGCTGGGGTGCGAAGTCTTGAACGAACGATTACGACTGTCATGCGAAAGATAGCGAAGGAAATGGTCACTGAAGAAAAACCTGACTTCAATATTGAGATAACGCCAGTGAATTTGAGTGATTATCTCGGTCCGGCGAAATGGACACGCACAAAGGCTGAGGAGAGTGATGAGGTCGGTGTCGCTACAGGAATGGTGTGGACCCAAATTGGTGGAGATATCGTCTCTGTTGAGGCAACAACCATGCCCGGCGAAGGTAAACTCAGTATGACTGGACAACTTCAGGAAGTGATGCGTGAGTCAGTCCAGGCGGCTGTCGCCTACATTCGATCGCGTGCGGAATCTTTTGGAATCTCTAAAGACCAGTTTGAGAAGCACGATATTCACATTCACATTCCAGAAGGGGCTGTCCCGAAAGATGGTCCCTCAGCAGGTATCACTGTCGCTACGGCGATACTTTCTGCCTTGACAGGAAAATCTGTCCGAAAAGATGTCGCTATGACTGGCGAGATTACACTCCGGGGTCGGGTGCTACCGATCGGTGGCTTGAAGGAGAAGGCACTCGCTGCCTATCGCAATGGTATTTTTGACATCATCATCCCCAGCGATAATGAAAAAGATGAGGTTGACATTCCAACTGAAATTCGGGAGGGTATCCGTTTTCACAAGGTCAACGATATGATACAGGTGCTGGAACAAGCACTCAGAGAGCCGATGGTGGAAACCGAAGTTCCCGTAGAGATGCCGGTTCCCTCCCAACCCTCTGTGTAATAGCGGATAGCGGTTAGCAGTCAGGTCGCTGCACTTTCAGCATTGTCCCGCAAGTCCACACGCGACTTGTGTGGCAAGGTTTCTTGTGCTGAGCACTGACGGCTGATGGCTGACGGCGATAAAAAACATGCGATTAGACAAATTTCTACAGATCAGCCGCCTTGTGAAACGGCGAACGATTGCCAATACGCTCTGTAGCAGAGGTGCTGTGAGTGTCAATGGACACGTCGCAAAAGCCGGGAAGGTGCTCGCTGTTGGAGATGTAATCCGATTGCCTGTCGCTGTATCTGTTACTGCAGAGGCGCATCTGGATGAAGAAGCTGCCGACCCTGCGTATGAGGTCCTTGAGTTACCATCAGGGAATGTCTCACGCGCCCGTGCTACAACACTCTATCGCCAAATAAATCCGTAGCCTCCATCTCTTGATCGAGGCCCGGGTCCCCGCCCGTTACAGGGGAGGGTATCTTACTTGATCAAGGGAGAGAACTTGCTATGACTCCTGAAGAGGTCCAAATCCGACAAAAAGCGACAGGTGTGTACCGAAAAGGTAGGGCATCTGGTGTCAGGAAACCAAAGATTGGGATAACGATGGGCGATGCAGCTGGCATCGGTCCCGAAATCATCGTCAAGGCACTCGCTTATGAAAGCATATATTCGGTGTGTCAACCGATAGTCGTTGGTAGTCCAGATATCCTTCGGGACGCAGCTGTTAGATTTACTCCCCCTGGTATACCACAGCTAAATCTCAATATCATCAATACACCGGCGCAAGCGGTCGCAGTGCATGGAACGATTGATGTTTTGAACGTAGTTCCAATATCTCCACAGGATATTCCTGTTGGGACTGTGGATGCGCGCGCGGGTGCTGCTGCCGTCAAAGCGGTTGAAACAGCGACTTATCTCGCGATGGATGGCGAACTTGATGCAATCACGACCGCTCCCATTTGTAAAGCTGCCATACATCGGGCAGGGATGCCGTATCCGGGACACACGGAAATGCTTGCTGCCTTCACCAACGCACCTGATGTGGTGATGATGCTTTGCACAGCTGAGGCATTAGGTGGCAGTCGGAAACCGCTGACCGCTGACCGCGAACTGCGAACTGAGAACCACTTCCCGCGGTACGCGAATAGCGATACGCGAATAGCAGTCTCTTTTGTGACAAACCACATTGCACTGGCTGATGTGCCAAAACATCTGTCTATACAAAGAATTGTGGATGTCATCTGCCTCACCCATCAAGCACTCATTCGTAGTGGTATTTCTGAACCACGGCTTGTTGTTGCAGGGCTGAACCCTCACGCCGGTGAAGAGGGGATATTCGGGAAAGAAGAACAGCAATTTATCTGTCCAGCCATCGCGCAGGCACAAGCGCACGTCGGCAAAATAGACGGACCTCTTCCTGCCGATGCACTTTTTGTCAAAGCAGTTCAAGGAGAGTGGCACG from Candidatus Poribacteria bacterium encodes:
- the pdxA gene encoding 4-hydroxythreonine-4-phosphate dehydrogenase PdxA — translated: MTPEEVQIRQKATGVYRKGRASGVRKPKIGITMGDAAGIGPEIIVKALAYESIYSVCQPIVVGSPDILRDAAVRFTPPGIPQLNLNIINTPAQAVAVHGTIDVLNVVPISPQDIPVGTVDARAGAAAVKAVETATYLAMDGELDAITTAPICKAAIHRAGMPYPGHTEMLAAFTNAPDVVMMLCTAEALGGSRKPLTADRELRTENHFPRYANSDTRIAVSFVTNHIALADVPKHLSIQRIVDVICLTHQALIRSGISEPRLVVAGLNPHAGEEGIFGKEEQQFICPAIAQAQAHVGKIDGPLPADALFVKAVQGEWHAVIAMYHDQGNIPIKLLGFGELVNVTLGLPIVRTSVDHGTAFDIAGKGIASETSLVAALKCASQLTET
- a CDS encoding S4 domain-containing protein — translated: MRLDKFLQISRLVKRRTIANTLCSRGAVSVNGHVAKAGKVLAVGDVIRLPVAVSVTAEAHLDEEAADPAYEVLELPSGNVSRARATTLYRQINP